Proteins co-encoded in one Zalophus californianus isolate mZalCal1 chromosome 9, mZalCal1.pri.v2, whole genome shotgun sequence genomic window:
- the LOC113921914 gene encoding small nuclear ribonucleoprotein G-like: MSKAHPPKLKKFMDRKLSLKLNGGRHVQGILWMFNPFMNLVIDECVEMATSRQQNNIGMVVIQGNSLIMLETLEQV, encoded by the coding sequence ATGAGCAAAGCTCACCCTCCCAAGTTGAAAAAATTTATGGACAGGAAATTATCATTGAAATTAAATGGTGGCAGACATGTCCAAGGAATATTGTGGATGTTCAATCCGTTTATGAATCTTGTGATAGATGAATGTGTGGAGATGGCAACTAGTAGGCAACAGAACAATATTGGAATGGTGGTAATACAAGGAAATAGTCTCATCATGTTAGAAACCTTGGAACAAGTATAA